From the genome of Pungitius pungitius chromosome 21, fPunPun2.1, whole genome shotgun sequence, one region includes:
- the LOC119213315 gene encoding monocarboxylate transporter 7-like codes for MALCGLRGPRFLGPNVYPEAPDGGWGWVVAAAFFLVEALTYGTIKIFGIFLQDLMEQFGETNSRVSWVVSICVFVMTFSGPLSAVMTNRFGFQIVVMTGGFLIATGNIATSFTTSINQMYITYGVVAGLGYCLTFLPTVTILSQYFTRRRSLVVAVASTGESLSMFALAPAFSALRDRVGWRHTMVVIGSLQTIIVICGALLRPIIIKPGSPRDTRTDRLPSKQLADVRTSEDAKAHLEDSTTNGASHPQNDLTRGSVVSAVNGVSSSSSSPEEKTLLQEEEARASVETATAGTTGPEAKQKESDGARRGAADPPGNPKLLDFSVLGECSFILYSLFGLFATLGFFAPPLYVIELSVSRGVARDTATYMLSAMAVAEILGRLSIGWIMTRERFRRRKLQVLLVCVVGMTADLFGFTLASEFYGLAACCCFFGFFMGSISCSHIPMLAEDDVVGIERMPSAAGVYVFIQSFAGLAGPPLGGMLVDATQNYGSAFYSCAAGMALGALFLALVRPAKNRVLCRSRKSKRPEDQRGRGGDSECSA; via the exons ATGGCACTGTGTGGACTCCGGGGGCCACGTTTCCTGGGGCCCAACGTGTACCCGGAAGCCCCTGACGGAGGCTGGGGATGGGTGGTGGCTGCCGCCTTCTTTCTGGTGGAGGCGCTCACCTACGGTACCATCAAGATCTTTGGCATCTTCCTCCAGGACCTGATGGAGCAGTTTGGAGAGACCAACAGTCGGGTCTCCTGGGTCGTCTCCATCTGCGTGTTTGTCATGACCTTCAGCG gtcctctctctgctgtgaTGACAAACCGCTTCGGGTTCCAAATTGTTGTGATGACTGGAGGATTTCTTATTGCCACGGGCAACATAGCGACCAGCTTCACGACCTCCATCAATCAGATGTACATCACCTATGGCGTGGTGGCGg GTCTTGGCTACTGCCTGACCTTCCTGCCCACCGTGACCATCCTTTCCCAGTATTTCACACGCCGGCGCTCTCTGGTCGTCGCCGTGGCCTCGACCGGAGAGTCCCTGTCCATGTTTGCACTGGCGCCAG ccTTCTCTGCACTGAGGGACCGTGTTGGCTGGCGACACACCATGGTGGTGATCGGCAGCCTGCAGACCATCATAGTCATCTGTGGGGCTCTGCTTCGGCCAATCATCATCAAGCCCGGGTCGCCCCGCGACACCCGGACGGACCGCTTGCCCTCAAAGCAGCTGGCCGACGTCCGTACGTCAGAAGATGCCAAGGCCCACCTGGAAGACTCCACAACGAACGGCGCCTCACATCCACAAAACGACCTGACCCGAGGCTCCGTGGTCAGCGCGGTCAATggcgtcagcagcagcagcagcagcccggagGAGAAGACACtactgcaggaagaagaagcGAGGGCGTCTGTGGAAACCGCCACGGCGGGGACGACCGGGCCCGAAGCCAAGCAGAAAGAGAGCGACGGCGCCCGGAGGGGAGCGGCGGACCCGCCCGGGAATCCCAAACTCCTGGACTTCTCCGTCCTCGGGGAGTGCAGCTTCATCCTGTACTCTCTGTTCGGGCTGTTCGCCACGCTGGGCTTCTTCGCCCCGCCGCTCTACGTCATCGAGCTGAGCGTGAGCCGGGGCGTGGCGCGGGACACCGCCACCTACATGCTCTCCGCCATGGCCGTGGCGGAGATCCTGGGCCGCCTCTCCATCGGCTGGATCATGACCCGCGAGCGCTTCAGGCGGAGGaagctgcaggtgctgctggtGTGCGTGGTCGGCATGACGGCCGACCTGTTCGGCTTCACGCTGGCCTCGGAGTTCTACGGCCTGGCGgcgtgctgctgcttcttcggGTTCTTCATGGGGAGCATCTCGTGCAGCCACATCCCCATGCTGGCCGAGGACGACGTGGTGGGGATCGAGAGGATGCCCTCGGCCGCCGGCGTCTACGTGTTCATACAGAGCTTCGCCGGGCTGGCCGGACCCCCGCTGGGAG GCATGCTGGTGGATGCGACTCAGAACTACGGCTCCGCCTTCTACTCGTGCGCAGCCGGCATGGCGCTGGGCGCCCTGTTCCTGGCCTTGGTGAGACCTGCCAAGAACCGAGTGCTGTGCAGGAGCAGGAAGTCCAAGCGGCCTGAAGaccagcgggggagggggggggactctgagTGCAGCGCGTGA